One segment of Thermococcus sp. AM4 DNA contains the following:
- a CDS encoding NADPH-dependent FMN reductase produces the protein MKVKIILGTGREGRESERVARYLLRKAKERFDAELIDVRDYKLCHTHRWKVPPEVEDYRRKIIEADALIIVAPEYNGGFPGELKVLLDTLFEEYEGLPVGIVTVSSVTGGARLLQELKLLATNYRMLPVSWVLFYNVGELFEGDELKGEKYRERVERFFERLEKYAKALKPIKDEVRRELR, from the coding sequence ATGAAGGTTAAGATAATACTCGGAACGGGGAGAGAGGGCAGGGAAAGCGAGAGGGTTGCGAGGTATCTCCTCAGGAAAGCGAAGGAGCGCTTCGACGCCGAGCTCATAGACGTTCGAGACTACAAACTCTGCCACACCCATCGCTGGAAGGTTCCACCCGAGGTTGAGGACTACCGGCGGAAGATAATCGAGGCCGACGCCCTAATCATCGTCGCTCCCGAGTACAACGGCGGTTTTCCCGGAGAGCTGAAAGTTCTGCTCGATACCCTCTTCGAGGAGTACGAGGGGTTGCCCGTTGGAATCGTCACCGTTTCGAGCGTTACCGGCGGGGCAAGGCTCCTGCAGGAGCTCAAGCTCCTCGCAACGAACTACCGTATGCTACCCGTCTCGTGGGTGCTCTTCTACAATGTAGGCGAGCTTTTCGAGGGAGACGAGCTAAAGGGCGAGAAATACCGCGAGAGGGTTGAGAGGTTTTTCGAGAGGCTTGAAAAGTACGCAAAAGCCCTGAAGCCGATTAAGGACGAGGTCAGGAGGGAGCTGAGATGA
- a CDS encoding methyltransferase domain-containing protein, translated as MAMPFNPAFADALDNPERRRALPIKEILRYLLALKMERKVAVDIGAGTGYLTVPLSWAFERVYAVEANSKMAELLRENIEGRGIANVEIILSEKPPELPERPNLVAFSLSLHEVGDWRGYLRWASMADYVLVIEWCPESERGPPREEKIPREELIELEDFEVVLSRVRFPYYLVILRPVRRG; from the coding sequence ATGGCCATGCCGTTCAATCCCGCCTTCGCGGACGCTCTCGACAACCCCGAGCGCAGGAGGGCGCTTCCGATAAAGGAGATACTGCGCTATCTACTGGCCCTGAAGATGGAGAGAAAGGTAGCCGTTGACATCGGAGCCGGAACCGGCTACCTCACCGTCCCGCTCTCGTGGGCCTTTGAGAGGGTTTACGCGGTCGAGGCCAACTCGAAGATGGCAGAGCTACTGCGGGAGAACATCGAGGGCCGGGGCATCGCGAACGTTGAGATAATTCTCTCCGAGAAACCGCCCGAGCTTCCGGAGAGGCCAAACCTCGTCGCTTTTTCCCTCTCGCTCCACGAGGTCGGTGACTGGCGGGGCTATCTGAGATGGGCGTCTATGGCGGACTACGTTCTCGTAATCGAGTGGTGCCCCGAATCGGAGCGAGGTCCACCGAGGGAGGAGAAGATTCCGCGAGAGGAGCTGATTGAGCTTGAGGACTTTGAGGTCGTCCTCTCGAGGGTGCGGTTTCCCTACTACCTCGTGATTCTGAGGCCTGTGCGAAGGGGTTAA
- a CDS encoding UPF0175 family protein: MGKRIVVELPEIVKLPEDETEERIKIELAIRLYERGILSFGQARKLAGLSKWEFLEILAREGKGIPYDEEELENDLKVVEELS; the protein is encoded by the coding sequence ATGGGAAAGAGAATAGTTGTCGAGCTTCCTGAGATAGTAAAACTACCCGAGGACGAGACAGAGGAGAGAATCAAGATTGAATTGGCTATAAGGCTTTACGAGAGGGGAATACTCTCTTTCGGCCAGGCGAGGAAGCTCGCTGGGCTGAGCAAGTGGGAATTTCTTGAGATTCTCGCGAGGGAAGGCAAGGGAATTCCTTACGACGAGGAGGAGCTTGAGAACGACCTCAAAGTCGTGGAGGAGCTATCATGA